In Cervus elaphus chromosome 7, mCerEla1.1, whole genome shotgun sequence, the following proteins share a genomic window:
- the TAF8 gene encoding transcription initiation factor TFIID subunit 8 isoform X3, translating to MADAAATAGAAGSGTRSGSKQSTNPADNYHLARRRTLQVVVSSLLTEAGFESAEKASVETLTEMLQSYISEIGRSAKSYCEHTARTQPTLSDIVVTLVEMGFNVDTLPAYAKRSQRMVITAPPVTNQPVTPKALTAGQNRPHPPHIPSHFPEFPDPHTYIKTPTYREPVSDYQVLREKAASQRRDVERALTRFMAKTGETQSLFKDDVSTFPLIAARPFTIPYLTALLPSELEMQQMEETDSSEQDEQTDTENLPLHISPN from the exons ATGGCCGATGCGGCGGCCACTGCCGGGGCTGCGGGCTCCGGAACG AGATCAGGAAGTAAACAGTCCACTAACCCTGCTGATAACTACCATCTGGCCCGGAGGCGAACCCTGCAAGTGGTTGTGAGCTCCCTGCTGACAGAGGCAGGGTTTGAGAGTGCTGAGAAAGCATctgtggaaacactgacagagaTGCTGCAGAGCT ACATTTCAGAAATTGGAAGGAGTGCCAAGTCTTACTGTGAGCACACAGCCAGGACCCAGCCCACACTGTCAGATATTGTGGTCACCCTTGTCGAGATGG gTTTCAATGTGGACACTCTCCCTGCATATGCAAAACGGTCTCAGAGGATGGTCATCACCGCCC CTCCGGTGACCAATCAGCCAGTGACCCCCAAGGCCCTCACTGCAGGACAGAACCGACCCCACCCGCCACACATCCCCAGCCATTTCCCTGAGTTTCCCGACCCCCACACCTACATCAAAACGCCG ACGTACCGCGAGCCCGTGTCAGACTACCAGGTCCTGCGGGAGAAGGCTGCGTCCCAGAGACGCGACGTGGAGCGGGCGCTCACCCGTTTCATGGCCAAGACAGGCGAGACCCAGAGTCTTTTCAAAGATGACGTCAGCACGTTTCCAT TGATCGCTGCCAGGCCTTTCACCATCCCCTACCTGACGGCTCTTCTTCCGTCCGAGCTGGAGATGCAGCAGATGGAGGAGACGGATTCCTCGGAGCAGGACGAGCAGACGGACACAGAGAACCTCCCTCTTCACATCAGCCCG AATTAG